A genomic segment from Saimiri boliviensis isolate mSaiBol1 chromosome 14, mSaiBol1.pri, whole genome shotgun sequence encodes:
- the CACNG8 gene encoding voltage-dependent calcium channel gamma-8 subunit, with amino-acid sequence PAAGTAPPPLPRWWPTAPRLPVVKLESLKRWNEERGLWCEKGVQVLLTTVGAFAAFGLMTIAISTDYWLYTRALICNTTNLTAGGDDGTPHRGGGGASEKKDPGGLTHSGLWRICCLEGLKRGVCVKINHFPEDTDYDHDSAEYLLRVVRASSIFPILSAILLLLGGVCVAASRVYKSKRNIILGAGILFVAAGLSNIIGVIVYISANAGEPGPKRDEEKKSHYSYGWSFYFGGLSFILAEVIGVLAVNIYIERSREAHCQSRSDLLKAGGGAGGSGGSGPSAILRLPSYRFRYRRRSRSSSRSSEPSPSRDASPGGPGGPGFASTDISMYTLSRDPSKGSVAAGLAGAGGGGGGGGGGAGGAFGGGGGGAAGGGGGGGGSGGAGAERDRGGASGFLTLHNAFPKEAGGGVTVTVTGPPAAPAPPAPPAPSAPAPGTLAKEAAASNTNTLNRKTTPV; translated from the exons CCAGCCGCCGGCACGGCCCCGCCCCCGCTGCCCCGGTGGTGGCCCACGGCCCCCCGGCTGCCCGTGGTCAAACTGGAGTCGCTGAAGCGCTGGAACGAAGAGCGGGGCCTCTGGTGCGAGAAGGGGGTGCAGGTGCTGCTGACGACGGTGGGCGCCTTCGCCGCCTTCGGCCTCATGACCATCGCCATCAGCACCGACTACTGGCTCTACACGCGCGCGCTCATCTGCAACACCACCAACCTCACGGCCGGCGGCGACGACGGGACCCCCCACCGCGGGGGCGGGGGCGCCTCCGAGAAGAAGGACCCGGGCGGCCTCACGCACTCGGGGCTCTGGAGGATCTGCTGCCTGGAAG GGTTGAAAAGAGGCGTCTGCGTGAAGATCAATCATTTCCCGGAGGATACGGACTACGACCACGACAGCGCGGAGTATCTACTCC GGGTGGTCCGGGCCTCCAGCATCTTCCCCATCCTTAGCGCCATCCTGCTGCTGCTCGGGGGTGTGTGCGTGGCGGCCTCTCGCGTCTACAAGTCCAAGAGGAACATCATTCTGGGCGCAGGGATCCTGTTCGTGGCAGCAg GCCTGAGCAACATCATCGGCGTGATCGTGTACATCTCGGCCAACGCGGGCGAGCCGGGCCCGAAGCGGGACGAGGAGAAGAAAAGCCACTACTCGTACGGCTGGTCCTTCTACTTCGGCGGGCTGTCGTTCATCCTGGCCGAGGTGATCGGCGTGCTGGCCGTCAACATCTACATCGAGCGCAGCCGCGAGGCGCACTGCCAGTCTCGCTCGGACCTGCTCAAGGCCGGCGGGGGCGCGGGCGGCAGTGGCGGGAGCGGCCCCTCGGCCATCCTCCGTCTGCCCAGTTACCGCTTCCGCTACCGCCGCCGCTCCCGCTCTAGCTCCCGCTCCAGCGAGCCGTCGCCGTCGCGGGACGCGTCTCCCGGCGGCCCCGGGGGCCCGGGCTTCGCCTCCACGGACATCTCCATGTACACGCTCAGCCGCGACCCCTCCAAGGGCAGCGTGGCTGCGGGGCTGGCGggggccggcggcggcggcggcggcggcggcggcggcgccgggGGGGCgttcggcggcggcggcggcggcgcggcggggggcggcgggggcggcggcggcagcggcggggCGGGCGCCGAGCGGGACCGCGGGGGGGCGTCCGGCTTCCTCACGCTGCACAACGCCTTCCCCAAGGAGGCGGGCGGCGGCGTCACGGTCACGGTCACCGGGCCGCCCGCCGcgcccgcgccccccgcgccccccgcgcccTCCGCGCCCGCCCCCGGGACCCTGGCCAAGGAGGCCGCCGCCTCCAACACCAACACGCTCAACAGGAAAACCACGCCCGTGTAG